From Achromobacter spanius, a single genomic window includes:
- a CDS encoding MFS transporter yields the protein MQHKAVPTRNIVAAVIGNALEWYDFLVFAFMTPIIAKLFFPTDPSVPGSELNAILMTTAIFGVGFFMRPVGGIILGLYGDRKGRKSAMVLVTSLMAVSIALITVAPTYHAAGILAPIFILIARLLQGFSAGGEFGTSTALLIEMAPNGKRGFYGSWQMAGQMLALLIGAACGTLITEFFTEQQIADWAWRLPFAFGLVIVPIAIYIRRNVDETDAFKQMKEADRQAAERGEVKRLSLGQMLRTHTRETLIGVGLVVTATVSIYITFTYLVTYSTKVLMLPLNQTFLVQMAGAALMVVLTPFMGAWSDRIGRRPLVISSLIGYLIVLYPLYFWLSDAPSIGRLLTVQVVVCIFVSAFFGVFSTVMAELFPARVRSVGLSLAYNVAVMIFGGFAQFIVTWLIKTTGSPMAPAYYVMFGVALGLVAAFYMRDRAHEELED from the coding sequence GTGCAGCACAAAGCAGTCCCCACACGCAACATCGTGGCAGCGGTAATCGGCAACGCGCTCGAATGGTATGACTTCCTGGTGTTCGCGTTCATGACGCCGATCATCGCCAAACTGTTCTTTCCCACCGACCCCAGCGTCCCCGGCAGCGAACTGAACGCCATCCTCATGACCACCGCTATCTTCGGCGTGGGTTTCTTCATGCGCCCGGTGGGCGGCATCATCCTGGGCCTGTACGGCGACCGCAAGGGCCGCAAGTCCGCCATGGTGCTGGTGACCTCGCTGATGGCCGTGTCCATCGCGCTGATCACGGTGGCCCCGACCTACCACGCCGCCGGCATCCTGGCCCCGATCTTCATCCTGATCGCGCGCCTCTTGCAAGGCTTCTCGGCGGGCGGCGAATTCGGCACGTCGACGGCGCTGCTGATCGAAATGGCGCCCAACGGCAAGCGCGGCTTCTACGGCTCGTGGCAGATGGCGGGCCAGATGCTGGCCCTGTTGATCGGCGCGGCCTGCGGCACGCTCATCACCGAGTTCTTCACCGAGCAGCAGATTGCCGACTGGGCATGGCGCCTGCCGTTTGCCTTCGGCCTGGTGATTGTGCCGATCGCCATCTATATTCGCCGCAACGTCGACGAAACTGACGCCTTCAAGCAGATGAAGGAAGCCGACCGCCAGGCCGCCGAACGCGGCGAGGTCAAGCGCCTGTCGCTGGGCCAGATGCTGCGCACCCACACGCGCGAGACGCTGATCGGCGTGGGTCTTGTGGTGACGGCCACGGTGTCGATCTACATCACCTTCACGTATCTGGTCACGTATTCGACCAAGGTGCTGATGCTGCCGCTGAACCAGACCTTCCTGGTGCAGATGGCCGGCGCGGCGCTGATGGTGGTGCTGACCCCGTTCATGGGGGCCTGGTCCGATCGCATCGGCCGCCGCCCGCTCGTGATCAGCTCTTTGATCGGCTACCTGATCGTGCTGTACCCGCTGTATTTCTGGCTGTCGGACGCGCCGTCGATCGGCCGCCTGCTGACCGTGCAGGTCGTGGTCTGCATTTTCGTGTCGGCGTTCTTCGGCGTGTTCAGCACGGTGATGGCCGAGCTGTTCCCGGCGCGTGTGCGTTCCGTGGGCCTGTCGCTCGCCTATAACGTGGCCGTGATGATCTTCGGCGGATTCGCGCAGTTCATCGTGACCTGGCTGATCAAGACCACCGGCTCGCCCATGGCCCCGGCCTATTACGTGATGTTTGGCGTGGCGCTGGGCCTGGTTGCCGCGTTCTACATGCGTGATCGTGCGCATGAAGAGCTGGAAGACTGA
- the argE gene encoding acetylornithine deacetylase translates to MNARTWLETLVGFDTTSRNSNLALIETVRDWLKGQGVEAWLAHNPERTKANLFATLPAQDGNQQGGIVLSGHTDVVPVDGQDWSSDPFKLIEKDGLLYGRGACDMKGFIAGSLALVPEFMAMPRKKPIHLAFSYDEEVGCAGAPYMLADLHERGIRPEGCVVGEPTGMQVVVAHKGINLFRCKVHGKAAHSSLTPRGCNAIEYAARLICRIRDLADSFKANGPYDQFYDVPFSTMTTNQIRGGIAVNTIPELCEFTYEFRNLPGMRPDDIQAEVEKYVREELLPKMKAEFDGASIEIETGAAAPALEASEEAAITQLVRALTEDRATRKVAYGTEAGLFQGIGIPTVVCGPGHIEQAHKPDEYVALDQLAACETFLRRMGQSL, encoded by the coding sequence ATGAACGCGCGCACCTGGCTGGAAACGCTGGTTGGCTTTGACACCACCAGCCGCAATTCCAATCTTGCCCTGATCGAAACCGTCCGTGACTGGCTCAAGGGTCAGGGCGTCGAGGCATGGCTGGCGCACAACCCCGAGCGCACCAAGGCCAACCTGTTCGCCACGCTGCCCGCGCAAGACGGCAACCAGCAGGGCGGCATCGTCCTGTCGGGCCACACCGATGTGGTGCCGGTGGACGGCCAGGACTGGAGCTCGGACCCGTTCAAACTCATCGAAAAAGACGGCCTGCTCTATGGCCGCGGCGCCTGCGACATGAAGGGCTTCATCGCCGGCTCGCTGGCGCTGGTGCCGGAATTCATGGCCATGCCGCGCAAGAAGCCCATCCACCTGGCGTTCTCCTACGACGAGGAAGTCGGCTGCGCGGGCGCGCCGTACATGCTTGCCGACCTGCACGAACGCGGCATCCGCCCCGAGGGCTGCGTGGTGGGCGAACCCACCGGCATGCAGGTGGTGGTGGCCCACAAGGGGATCAATCTCTTTCGCTGCAAGGTGCACGGCAAGGCGGCCCACTCGTCGCTCACGCCGCGCGGCTGCAACGCCATTGAATACGCCGCCCGCCTGATCTGCCGCATCCGCGACCTGGCCGACAGCTTCAAGGCCAACGGACCCTACGACCAGTTCTACGACGTGCCGTTCTCCACGATGACCACCAACCAGATCCGGGGCGGCATTGCGGTCAACACCATCCCCGAGCTGTGCGAATTCACCTACGAATTCCGCAATCTGCCGGGCATGCGTCCCGACGACATCCAGGCCGAAGTCGAAAAATACGTGCGCGAAGAACTGCTGCCGAAGATGAAGGCCGAATTCGACGGCGCCAGCATCGAAATCGAGACCGGCGCCGCCGCGCCCGCCCTGGAGGCCTCCGAAGAAGCCGCCATCACGCAGCTCGTGCGCGCCCTGACCGAAGACCGCGCCACGCGCAAGGTCGCCTACGGCACCGAAGCCGGGCTCTTCCAGGGCATCGGCATCCCCACGGTGGTCTGCGGCCCCGGCCACATCGAACAGGCCCACAAGCCTGACGAATACGTGGCCCTGGACCAGCTCGCCGCCTGCGAAACCTTCCTGCGGCGCATGGGCCAGTCCCTCTGA